The Arthrobacter sp. D5-1 genome segment TACGGCGGATCACTTTGCACTTGTCGCAGATCTGCTTGACGCTCGGCTTGACCTTCATGGCGTTCCTTTGCGTGTTTTGCAGTTGATCTGCTGGAGCGGCTTAGGCACTATTGCCTGGCCGCCCAGCAATTTACTTGTAGCGGTAGACGATACGACCACGTGTGAGGTCGTATGGGCTCAGCTCAACCACTACCCGGTCCTCGGGGAGGATTCGAATGTAGTGCTGTCGCATCTTCCCAGAGATGTGTGCGAGAACGACGTGCTTGTTGGTGAGCTCAACGCGAAACATCGCATTGGGCAGCGCCTCAGTCACAACGCCCTCGATCTCAATGACCCCGTCCTTCTTGGCCATATCCTCCGCTAACTGTTGTTTGCCGCTGTCCTTCAGTTAGGCACCGAAGATCCAGCGGACGTTTTTTGTTTGCTTGGCCCTCTTGAACCACGACACTAAAAAGGGCGTGGCTGCACAGACAACCA includes the following:
- the rpmJ gene encoding 50S ribosomal protein L36 gives rise to the protein MKVKPSVKQICDKCKVIRRNGRVMVICENPRHKQRQG
- the infA gene encoding translation initiation factor IF-1; translated protein: MAKKDGVIEIEGVVTEALPNAMFRVELTNKHVVLAHISGKMRQHYIRILPEDRVVVELSPYDLTRGRIVYRYK